A part of Halodesulfovibrio marinisediminis DSM 17456 genomic DNA contains:
- a CDS encoding L-serine ammonia-lyase, iron-sulfur-dependent, subunit alpha, giving the protein MTKLPSSIFNEVIGPVMTGPSSSHTAAPTRIGNLSGQLAGGTLSRVEITFETNGSFATTYRGQKSDQGLAAGLLGMLPQDSRLSDALSLVRDEGIDLKFLVKDFEAEHPNVVLLDIQDEKGGRVFVKALSTGGGRIELNEINGCPVYMAGDYHELVIMLSEHPAFSMEQLCSKVESKLAKGKVQVHGSSVSDNSQKGEKWRGVIVIHSRQRLSPECLEDVKQLCGSAELRQVAPVMPVLASARCEVPFTRAEEMLSWCVEHDNAPLWKAAVTYEAARGNVDESEVVTMMEYLAGKMEEAITTGLTGDFSMRGFLMPTASGLQHAVKERSFIPTGMLDAATVMAVAVMELNSSMGCVVAAPTAGSCGVLPAAVFSALDALGVPDDCRMEVAAKALLSAGLIGVFISEQSTFATEVCGCQAECGSAASMAAGALVNMAGGSAQAACDAAAVAMQNSLGLTCDPVAEQVEVPCIGRNVSAVSNAVTSANLAMHGFKGNLPFDDVICAMWEVGNSMSDTLRCTGKGGLCTTPSGVKIKEEVDRIRFAS; this is encoded by the coding sequence ATGACTAAACTCCCATCTAGTATCTTTAATGAAGTCATAGGGCCAGTAATGACTGGTCCATCAAGTTCTCATACAGCTGCTCCAACCCGTATCGGAAATCTCTCAGGACAATTGGCCGGTGGAACGCTTTCCCGTGTTGAAATAACTTTTGAAACCAATGGGTCTTTTGCGACGACGTACAGAGGACAGAAATCGGATCAGGGATTGGCCGCCGGATTGTTGGGGATGCTTCCGCAAGATTCTCGGCTGTCTGACGCGTTGTCACTTGTGCGGGATGAAGGCATTGATTTGAAATTTCTTGTTAAGGATTTTGAGGCAGAACATCCGAATGTTGTTTTGCTGGATATTCAGGATGAAAAAGGCGGTCGGGTCTTTGTTAAGGCCTTGTCGACTGGTGGCGGTCGTATTGAATTGAATGAAATTAACGGGTGCCCTGTCTATATGGCTGGGGATTATCATGAGCTAGTGATAATGCTTTCCGAGCATCCAGCGTTTTCAATGGAACAGCTTTGCAGTAAGGTTGAATCGAAGTTGGCGAAAGGTAAGGTTCAAGTTCATGGAAGTTCCGTCAGTGATAACAGTCAAAAGGGGGAAAAGTGGCGTGGTGTCATAGTCATTCATTCTCGTCAGCGTTTGTCACCCGAGTGCCTTGAAGATGTTAAGCAACTTTGTGGAAGTGCAGAACTTCGCCAAGTCGCCCCAGTTATGCCTGTGCTTGCGTCTGCTCGCTGTGAAGTTCCTTTTACTCGTGCAGAGGAAATGCTCTCATGGTGCGTTGAACATGATAATGCTCCGTTGTGGAAAGCAGCCGTTACTTATGAAGCAGCCCGCGGTAATGTTGATGAGTCTGAAGTCGTTACTATGATGGAGTATCTTGCCGGAAAAATGGAAGAAGCCATTACGACGGGACTGACAGGTGATTTTTCTATGAGGGGCTTTTTGATGCCTACCGCCAGTGGATTACAACACGCTGTGAAGGAAAGAAGTTTTATACCGACAGGAATGTTAGATGCAGCAACGGTTATGGCTGTAGCTGTGATGGAATTGAATTCTTCAATGGGGTGTGTTGTGGCAGCTCCTACAGCAGGCTCCTGCGGGGTATTGCCTGCGGCAGTCTTTAGTGCTCTTGATGCTCTTGGTGTGCCGGATGATTGTCGGATGGAAGTTGCTGCAAAGGCTTTGTTGTCCGCAGGGCTTATCGGAGTTTTTATTAGCGAACAATCTACATTCGCTACTGAAGTATGTGGCTGTCAGGCAGAATGTGGTTCAGCTGCGAGCATGGCGGCAGGAGCCTTGGTCAATATGGCTGGTGGGTCTGCGCAGGCTGCATGCGATGCGGCAGCGGTTGCAATGCAGAATTCTCTTGGGCTTACGTGTGATCCAGTTGCGGAACAGGTTGAAGTGCCTTGTATAGGCCGCAATGTTAGTGCAGTTAGTAATGCCGTAACTTCGGCAAATCTGGCAATGCATGGATTTAAGGGAAACTTGCCGTTTGATGACGTAATTTGCGCCATGTGGGAAGTGGGAAATTCTATGTCAGATACCTTGAGATGTACTGGAAAAGGTGGGCTGTGCACAACTCCTTCCGGAGTTAAGATAAAAGAAGAAGTCGATAGAATCCGTTTTGCCTCGTAA
- a CDS encoding DUF4345 domain-containing protein — protein MPEMTPAEMLLLISSISVLPIALAYGICPKFTVKKLYRIEIRTINHANIFRSIMGLYLGFIVYWMLAFWGFIDIKAALGSLTVFMFGLAFGRTINWCVEGKANMVLVSYLVLEIFFGCAGLFLALTA, from the coding sequence ATGCCCGAAATGACTCCTGCTGAAATGCTGTTGCTCATAAGTTCAATCAGCGTGCTTCCCATCGCTCTTGCGTACGGGATTTGTCCTAAATTTACAGTAAAAAAGCTCTACCGTATTGAGATCCGGACAATAAACCATGCCAATATCTTCCGCTCAATTATGGGACTCTATCTGGGATTTATTGTTTACTGGATGCTCGCATTCTGGGGATTCATAGATATAAAGGCAGCTCTTGGTTCACTGACAGTGTTTATGTTTGGCTTAGCATTCGGGCGCACTATCAATTGGTGTGTTGAGGGCAAAGCAAACATGGTCCTAGTCTCCTATCTCGTACTTGAAATATTCTTTGGCTGCGCAGGACTCTTTCTTGCTCTTACCGCATGA
- a CDS encoding HMA2 domain-containing protein, which yields MDFTTVAKLRKYLTVKHHIPGRIRITFDRAIITDPEALKLVKTAPKMPDAVKKTSVNIFSKSLVIEYDADRIPPQLLEDLINAPSDEAASVIVEKLYSLLYGV from the coding sequence ATGGATTTTACTACAGTTGCTAAGTTGCGGAAATATTTAACGGTAAAGCATCACATTCCCGGTAGAATTCGTATTACTTTTGATAGAGCAATCATTACGGATCCAGAGGCGCTTAAGCTTGTTAAGACAGCACCAAAAATGCCGGATGCAGTGAAGAAGACAAGTGTAAATATTTTTTCTAAGTCTCTTGTCATTGAGTATGACGCAGACCGTATTCCGCCTCAGTTATTAGAGGACTTGATCAACGCACCTTCGGATGAGGCTGCTAGCGTCATTGTAGAAAAGCTGTATAGTCTTTTGTATGGTGTATAG
- a CDS encoding DUF6110 family protein — MAVNRLAYFLAGAVLGAAGLAMVKSGKGKQLVSGVIHGGCGLAESVLARVETVKEDIEDYVAEMKYKAEQAKEAAAEAEDTSVEPEVEPAPEAKEESTVDSSESKGE, encoded by the coding sequence ATGGCTGTAAATAGGTTAGCGTACTTTTTGGCAGGGGCAGTGCTTGGAGCTGCGGGACTGGCAATGGTGAAAAGCGGAAAAGGCAAACAGCTTGTTTCTGGAGTGATTCATGGTGGCTGCGGGCTTGCAGAGAGTGTGCTGGCCCGTGTGGAAACCGTCAAGGAAGATATTGAAGATTACGTGGCTGAAATGAAATACAAGGCTGAACAGGCTAAAGAGGCTGCCGCTGAAGCAGAGGATACGTCCGTAGAGCCAGAAGTAGAGCCTGCGCCTGAAGCAAAAGAGGAAAGCACTGTCGATTCCTCAGAGAGCAAGGGTGAATAA